The following proteins are co-located in the Halorussus caseinilyticus genome:
- a CDS encoding potassium channel family protein: protein MRIDSDTEFGDSCVYEDLDELDDWDATPTEAAVWTYRRLQDLHEKYALTERARHYHVKKKESQKRHNREEGNYLQYAIHAVNGVASEHGESPWRVVGVSTVVIAIWSVLYLLLGKIRVPTDTSGTDAIGLGLFPSLSLPSPVAEIATSVYFSVVTFTTLGYGDLQPATGFAQALATVESFLGALLMAYLVFVLGRRTNW from the coding sequence GTGCGAATCGACAGCGACACCGAGTTCGGCGACTCCTGCGTGTACGAGGACCTCGACGAACTGGACGACTGGGACGCCACGCCGACCGAGGCGGCAGTCTGGACCTACCGCCGCCTCCAAGACCTCCACGAGAAGTACGCCCTCACCGAGCGCGCACGCCACTACCACGTCAAAAAGAAGGAGTCTCAGAAGCGCCACAACCGAGAAGAGGGCAACTACCTCCAGTATGCCATCCACGCCGTCAACGGTGTCGCGTCGGAACACGGCGAGAGTCCGTGGCGCGTGGTCGGCGTCTCGACGGTCGTCATCGCCATCTGGTCGGTCCTCTACCTCCTCCTCGGTAAAATCCGCGTCCCGACGGACACCTCCGGCACCGACGCTATCGGTCTCGGACTGTTTCCCTCGCTCTCGCTCCCGTCCCCCGTCGCCGAAATCGCTACCAGTGTCTACTTCTCCGTCGTCACGTTCACTACGCTCGGCTACGGCGACCTGCAACCGGCCACCGGATTCGCCCAAGCCCTCGCCACCGTCGAATCGTTCCTCGGCGCGCTACTGATGGCCTACCTCGTGTTCGTCCTCGGTCGTCGGACGAACTGGTGA